A stretch of the Balneola vulgaris DSM 17893 genome encodes the following:
- a CDS encoding amidohydrolase family protein, producing the protein MGNMKSKLTNNIKLGLRLKALLLVLLAIGTTAAFAQPSEPGKKRDRGEGPYDRLIIRGVNIIDGTGGPVSGPKDVVIEGNKIVSIHGVGYPGVPMSDRGRPSGATKEIDATGMYLMPGFIDLHVHTGGQPKVPNADYVYKLWLAHGVTTVRGVPFSSVDWSLSEKERSAKNEIAAPRMVSYHRIGSSGKGWKGGDMSNPETVREWVRWANKVGIDGLKLGAHDPEIMEAALDEANKLGMGTTAHLDQAGVVRMNTLDAARLGLGAQTHYYGLFESLYEGHDVQPYPIDHNYMNEQHRFGQVARQWNKIVEPGSERWNAMIEELIALDFTMDPTMTIYEASRDVMRARNKDWHRDYTLPTLWDFYKPSRRAHGSYWFYWTTQDEIEWKRFYSTWMQFLNDYKNAGGRVTTGSDSGFIYNTYGFGYIREFELLQEAGFHPLEVIRSATLYGAEELVKASGGTIDRGIIRPGKLADLVIVEENPLENFKSLYGNGAIRLKGVNEIERVGGVKYTIKDGIIYDAKQLLEDVRKMVDEQENKLGKKDMY; encoded by the coding sequence ATGGGGAATATGAAATCAAAACTAACTAACAACATAAAGCTGGGGCTACGACTTAAGGCGCTGCTTTTAGTACTCCTTGCCATAGGAACCACAGCGGCTTTTGCTCAGCCATCAGAACCGGGCAAAAAACGAGATCGAGGTGAGGGCCCATACGATCGGCTCATCATTCGTGGCGTAAACATTATTGATGGAACTGGTGGCCCTGTTTCAGGACCAAAAGATGTAGTTATTGAAGGCAATAAGATTGTTTCAATTCACGGTGTAGGATACCCTGGTGTACCGATGAGTGATCGCGGTAGACCATCAGGAGCTACCAAAGAGATTGACGCTACAGGAATGTACCTCATGCCAGGTTTTATTGACCTTCACGTGCATACGGGTGGTCAGCCTAAAGTGCCTAACGCAGATTACGTGTACAAACTATGGTTAGCTCACGGTGTTACAACGGTACGTGGTGTACCTTTTTCTAGCGTTGACTGGTCGTTGAGTGAAAAAGAACGTAGTGCGAAAAACGAAATCGCTGCTCCTAGAATGGTGAGCTATCACCGTATCGGATCATCTGGTAAAGGATGGAAAGGCGGCGACATGAGCAACCCTGAGACGGTTCGTGAGTGGGTACGTTGGGCAAATAAGGTAGGTATTGATGGATTAAAGCTAGGTGCTCATGATCCTGAAATCATGGAAGCTGCTTTAGACGAGGCTAACAAGCTTGGAATGGGAACTACTGCTCACTTAGATCAAGCAGGTGTTGTTCGCATGAATACATTGGATGCTGCACGCTTAGGATTAGGCGCACAAACACATTACTACGGTTTATTTGAAAGCCTTTACGAAGGCCATGATGTACAGCCATACCCAATCGATCATAACTACATGAACGAGCAACACAGATTTGGCCAAGTTGCCCGCCAATGGAATAAAATAGTTGAGCCAGGTAGTGAGCGTTGGAACGCTATGATTGAGGAGCTTATCGCTTTAGACTTTACCATGGATCCAACCATGACGATTTATGAAGCAAGCCGTGACGTTATGCGTGCTAGAAATAAAGACTGGCACAGAGATTACACGCTCCCAACGCTTTGGGATTTCTATAAGCCTAGTCGCCGTGCGCATGGTTCGTACTGGTTCTATTGGACTACTCAAGATGAAATTGAGTGGAAGAGATTTTATAGCACATGGATGCAATTCCTAAACGATTACAAGAACGCTGGTGGTAGAGTAACTACAGGTTCTGATTCTGGGTTTATCTACAATACCTATGGTTTCGGATACATTCGTGAATTTGAGTTGCTTCAAGAAGCTGGTTTCCACCCGCTAGAGGTAATTCGTTCTGCAACCCTTTATGGTGCTGAAGAGCTTGTAAAAGCAAGTGGTGGAACCATCGATAGAGGTATAATCCGTCCGGGTAAACTCGCCGATTTAGTGATTGTTGAAGAGAATCCACTAGAGAACTTTAAATCGCTGTATGGAAACGGAGCAATTAGACTTAAAGGCGTAAATGAAATCGAGCGTGTTGGTGGCGTTAAGTATACCATCAAAGACGGTATTATTTATGATGCGAAGCAGCTTTTAGAAGATGTTCGCAAAATGGTTGACGAGCAGGAAAACAAGCTCGGCAAAAAAGATATGTACTAA
- a CDS encoding RagB/SusD family nutrient uptake outer membrane protein, producing MKTLTFKRISNLMVYGLLAMSVTLVSCDSLLDVSNPNSLTEEDVTSPSSAAGIKNGLLNSLMVGTGWVYASTSTISDEIYWTGSYESYKTYNEGRIDFDSNEITVAGFPNISRARYMADLAIASISEFDTNNELEDRSILAKVYLYSALVRITIADSYDNFVFSNKQETSAAIGEDNMSQLYDQAIDHATSALTVAQAINDETLEAQAYGLRARAKHAKGVWELLNPKGTTPSDPIVTGTGASADAMEALALMSTDYKATFDYNSAQLTNYLANQVNSRGEISLLPATTASRDGVTYEAIDDPKTGTIDPRFEDIRNDFLNTSAYTENYSPLTWLSWREMHLIIAEEYIGVNNIEARNHINTVRDEDGLPNVTVADDLVQFIEHERRANLYLQGRRLNDMYRFGSSSPAWLPGEDAVTTPGTLLPIPSNETLANPDV from the coding sequence ATGAAGACATTGACATTTAAACGTATTTCGAATCTCATGGTATATGGTTTATTAGCCATGAGTGTAACGCTGGTAAGCTGCGACAGCTTGCTCGACGTGAGTAACCCAAACAGTTTGACGGAAGAAGATGTAACATCTCCTTCGTCGGCAGCGGGTATTAAAAACGGACTGCTAAATTCATTGATGGTGGGAACGGGATGGGTGTATGCCTCCACTTCGACCATAAGTGATGAAATTTACTGGACGGGTTCTTACGAATCATATAAGACCTATAACGAAGGCCGAATTGATTTCGATAGTAACGAGATTACCGTAGCTGGATTCCCAAATATCAGCCGTGCTCGATATATGGCAGATCTTGCTATCGCTTCAATCTCTGAGTTTGATACAAACAACGAACTCGAAGATCGTTCAATTTTAGCCAAAGTATATCTCTACTCAGCACTAGTTCGAATTACTATCGCTGACTCGTACGATAACTTTGTGTTCTCGAACAAGCAGGAAACATCTGCGGCTATTGGTGAAGACAACATGAGCCAGTTATATGATCAAGCAATTGACCATGCAACCAGTGCACTTACTGTTGCTCAAGCCATTAATGATGAGACACTAGAAGCTCAAGCCTATGGGTTACGTGCAAGAGCGAAGCATGCTAAAGGCGTTTGGGAACTGCTAAACCCTAAAGGCACTACTCCTTCCGATCCAATAGTTACGGGAACGGGTGCAAGTGCTGATGCTATGGAAGCTCTCGCACTTATGAGTACTGATTATAAGGCTACCTTCGATTACAACTCGGCACAGCTAACCAACTATCTAGCAAACCAAGTTAATAGTAGAGGTGAGATTTCATTGTTACCTGCAACTACGGCTTCTAGAGATGGTGTGACTTACGAGGCAATCGACGATCCAAAAACAGGAACTATTGATCCTAGATTTGAGGATATCAGAAACGATTTCTTAAATACCTCGGCATATACCGAGAACTACTCGCCATTAACATGGTTATCGTGGAGAGAAATGCACCTGATTATTGCTGAAGAGTATATCGGTGTGAATAACATCGAGGCAAGAAACCACATCAATACGGTTAGAGATGAAGATGGTCTTCCTAATGTAACTGTAGCGGATGATTTGGTTCAGTTCATTGAGCATGAGCGTAGAGCAAACTTATACCTTCAAGGTAGAAGACTCAATGACATGTATCGTTTTGGTTCATCATCTCCAGCTTGGTTACCAGGTGAAGATGCGGTAACCACTCCGGGTACACTCTTGCCGATTCCTTCAAACGAGACCTTGGCAAACCCAGACGTTTAA
- a CDS encoding SusC/RagA family TonB-linked outer membrane protein, producing the protein MKRAIQSLLLCFVALIASEAMAQSGVVRGTVMDTNDETIPGVTVIIQLDAKTLGAITNADGEYVLNSVPAGVPLTVTARSVGFRSEDKNIQLSAGEELQLDFTLFPSTLNLDELVVTGTGAAVERQSVGHTISSVKFEDVESVASNSVQDALLGKVSGVSINGQGGAVDQEPKIRIRGTSSLSMSNQPIIYVDGVRVAGAGGFAPGVNADIGAPSGLGNINFDSIERVEILKGPAAATLYGSQANAGVIQIFTKQGSQESAPQFDIELNTQFIQMPNRFKANTGFVESASEQQNVKDILGLEVDFYEPFESPIQLIDLYGLGMGQEISGSVQGGGKGMTYFANLRYTHTDGPFDPSPSNFNGGAIGDANDLYKKFFFNGNLNLIPSNDFTLRLQTAYTNSNTSIYESGITIYTPTSTSRYAKPERVGQASQYDTFGIPFFATVREGTYPEVTDNTNQGRFVLQANYLPSDEVSIDASMGLDYRDQRSRRFARFQYAVDGVAPTSDGSVTIGTRQQLVWSFESKVNWTKNFNEDVKSTFVAGFQGSRDEINSSTGSGQNFSGPGLEVLGATASQTASSSFLEVVDLGMFVQEQIDYKDYLYVTGGLRLDASSAFGDETNYATYPKVSVSFLPTDAFDFEIPSVSTFRVRGAWGQSGQQPGAFDRFTTYVPVNSPDGAGVVPGNLGNQDLKPEVATEWEIGFELGFMQDRVGFEATYWDRVVQDALIDRTYAPSGGFTTPQLTNAGELIASGLELSINADVIQKKDFQLNVFANAAYLYEQVNSLGGAPPIKIDATYVRDRMYIKEGYAPASYFGAMLPSGVAFPFDTNQDGIPDSQAELEAYFAGPVNPSDFNSAVMVAGEDGQALPGGSSYLDHYLGKPTPDWEGSFGFMASLPKNFSVSTRFQYAAGNYYHHNLTGAFRRTNSGIGRNFMKSTELEAILKNPASTTQQRIDAGRKWVTEILALSPFDGLNEIEKADYIRWSNLSISYAVPKETLEKLGVKSASITATGNNLALWSKYSGVDPLATGEASRGGGASLRENFGGGMDTYGTPLLRSYSLTLKFGF; encoded by the coding sequence ATGAAAAGAGCGATACAATCTCTTTTACTGTGTTTCGTCGCGCTTATAGCAAGCGAAGCAATGGCTCAATCTGGTGTGGTAAGAGGTACCGTAATGGATACCAACGATGAGACCATACCCGGAGTAACCGTAATTATTCAATTGGATGCAAAAACACTAGGGGCTATAACCAATGCCGATGGTGAATATGTATTAAATAGCGTGCCAGCAGGCGTTCCATTAACTGTAACAGCACGAAGTGTTGGCTTCCGCTCGGAAGACAAAAATATTCAATTATCAGCAGGAGAGGAGTTGCAGCTCGATTTCACACTCTTCCCTAGTACCCTTAACCTCGACGAATTAGTAGTAACTGGTACCGGTGCTGCCGTTGAGCGACAGTCGGTTGGTCATACCATCTCCTCTGTAAAATTCGAGGATGTTGAAAGTGTGGCTTCAAATTCTGTACAAGATGCACTCTTAGGAAAAGTATCTGGGGTTAGCATAAACGGACAGGGTGGTGCTGTAGATCAGGAGCCTAAAATCAGAATTCGTGGTACTTCTAGTTTATCGATGAGTAACCAGCCTATCATCTATGTTGATGGAGTTCGCGTTGCTGGAGCCGGAGGATTTGCACCGGGCGTAAATGCCGATATTGGGGCGCCTTCAGGGCTCGGTAATATCAATTTTGATTCTATTGAACGAGTTGAGATCCTAAAAGGACCAGCAGCCGCAACCTTATATGGTTCGCAAGCAAATGCAGGGGTAATTCAGATTTTCACCAAGCAAGGTAGCCAAGAATCAGCTCCTCAGTTTGATATCGAATTGAACACTCAGTTCATTCAAATGCCAAACCGATTCAAAGCCAATACTGGTTTTGTTGAGTCTGCTTCAGAGCAACAAAATGTAAAAGACATCTTGGGATTAGAAGTAGATTTTTATGAGCCTTTTGAGTCACCTATTCAATTAATTGACCTCTACGGATTAGGAATGGGACAAGAGATTTCAGGTTCAGTGCAAGGTGGTGGTAAAGGGATGACGTACTTTGCTAACCTTCGCTATACTCATACTGACGGACCTTTCGATCCAAGCCCAAGTAACTTTAATGGCGGCGCCATTGGTGATGCGAATGACCTTTACAAGAAGTTCTTCTTTAACGGGAATTTGAATTTAATTCCATCCAATGATTTTACTCTTAGACTTCAAACCGCTTACACCAACTCAAACACGAGTATCTACGAAAGTGGTATTACAATCTATACTCCAACAAGTACGTCGCGCTATGCAAAGCCTGAACGTGTGGGCCAAGCGAGTCAGTACGATACGTTCGGTATTCCATTCTTCGCAACAGTTCGTGAAGGTACCTATCCTGAAGTAACAGATAACACCAACCAAGGTCGTTTTGTACTTCAAGCAAACTACTTACCCTCTGATGAGGTTTCAATCGATGCATCGATGGGACTTGATTACAGAGATCAGCGTAGTAGAAGATTTGCTCGTTTCCAGTATGCCGTAGATGGTGTAGCACCAACCTCGGATGGTTCGGTAACTATTGGTACTCGTCAGCAGTTAGTATGGAGCTTCGAGAGTAAAGTAAACTGGACGAAAAACTTTAACGAAGATGTGAAGTCCACTTTCGTTGCAGGTTTCCAAGGTTCGCGTGATGAGATTAACTCATCTACAGGATCGGGACAGAATTTCTCAGGACCAGGTCTTGAAGTGTTAGGAGCAACGGCTTCTCAAACGGCATCATCGTCGTTCTTAGAAGTAGTTGATTTAGGAATGTTCGTTCAAGAACAAATTGATTACAAAGATTACCTATATGTAACAGGTGGATTAAGATTGGATGCTAGTAGTGCTTTTGGTGATGAAACCAACTACGCTACCTATCCTAAAGTTTCTGTTTCGTTCTTACCAACAGATGCTTTTGATTTTGAAATTCCAAGTGTATCAACTTTCCGTGTTCGTGGTGCATGGGGACAATCTGGGCAGCAGCCTGGAGCCTTTGACCGCTTCACAACCTATGTACCTGTTAACTCACCCGACGGTGCTGGTGTTGTACCAGGGAACTTAGGGAATCAAGACTTAAAGCCGGAAGTAGCCACTGAGTGGGAAATCGGTTTTGAATTAGGCTTCATGCAAGACCGTGTTGGTTTTGAAGCAACCTACTGGGATCGTGTAGTACAAGACGCTCTTATTGATAGAACCTATGCGCCTTCAGGTGGCTTCACTACTCCACAGTTAACTAATGCTGGTGAGCTGATTGCGAGTGGTTTAGAACTTTCGATTAATGCGGATGTAATTCAAAAGAAAGATTTCCAGTTGAATGTATTTGCGAATGCAGCGTATCTGTACGAGCAAGTGAATTCATTAGGTGGAGCGCCGCCAATTAAGATTGATGCGACTTATGTACGTGACAGAATGTACATCAAGGAAGGGTATGCGCCAGCTTCTTACTTTGGTGCAATGCTTCCATCCGGAGTTGCTTTCCCATTTGATACCAACCAAGATGGTATTCCTGATAGCCAAGCAGAACTCGAAGCGTACTTCGCTGGTCCGGTAAACCCAAGTGATTTCAACTCGGCAGTAATGGTAGCTGGCGAAGATGGCCAAGCACTACCAGGGGGTTCTAGTTACTTAGATCACTATCTCGGTAAGCCAACGCCAGATTGGGAAGGTTCATTTGGTTTCATGGCTAGCTTGCCTAAAAACTTCTCAGTAAGCACGCGTTTCCAGTATGCAGCGGGTAACTACTACCACCATAACTTAACAGGGGCATTCAGAAGAACGAACTCAGGTATCGGTAGAAACTTCATGAAATCTACAGAGCTTGAAGCCATTCTAAAGAACCCCGCAAGTACTACTCAGCAGCGAATTGACGCGGGTAGAAAATGGGTAACAGAAATTTTAGCACTGTCGCCATTTGATGGCTTGAATGAAATTGAGAAAGCGGATTACATCCGTTGGAGCAATTTGAGCATTTCTTATGCGGTGCCAAAAGAGACTTTAGAAAAACTAGGAGTTAAAAGTGCTTCTATTACCGCAACAGGTAATAACTTAGCTCTTTGGTCTAAATACAGTGGCGTTGACCCACTTGCTACCGGTGAAGCAAGCCGTGGTGGTGGAGCTTCTCTACGTGAAAACTTTGGTGGTGGAATGGATACCTACGGTACCCCACTACTAAGGAGCTATTCCTTAACACTGAAATTTGGCTTCTAA